One region of Armigeres subalbatus isolate Guangzhou_Male chromosome 3, GZ_Asu_2, whole genome shotgun sequence genomic DNA includes:
- the LOC134222999 gene encoding zinc finger protein 665-like has protein sequence MDYDHLIANLDLSTCRSICRLCLGTSGRMEDLFFNKTDEMLSEKIFQCTAIQMVPANGIISSICSKCRLRLTELYKFREQCQRCEEIFQSKVEKMENVTIEVVPDIFGLHSDEENEDSCINTGSVDIKDEPGVWNENGMDYEDAMEVNGGAYLVKPMARDEDEDDLADKDGYNDETLDKSQEISADLDLSTLTVYIKDRKHWQCPYCEKYFKQSGNLKAHINTHTGHKPFRCDLCHRSFAQKSNLNYHMKASHDPQRPFKCNECDKAFSSMDEMVTHLKSKHTQRTESQRSIPWKKHHCPYCGRGFAQSFNLKLHINTHTGERPYKCDICGKTFTQRSNLNVHINKTHKENEKQLKQQPEQILDLTRCRSICRLCLVTNKKMEDVFFNKSDENLNEKIFECFTVKLMPAYGITSSICSKCKQMLTEVCRFREQCIKCEEIFQSKVQTLHNETIEVVPDIFGLYDDDEHDESLVDRKSKEESDWIGVDFEEEMAVNGGAFLIRVDQDVENEASVENRDINDEFDNGDGLAFGEMDFNLLSHLKSDESEIPIKTGTRRRPYKCNLCHRSFGKKGLLENHMKTLHDPKRPFKCNQCDRTFAKVDQMRKHEKTMHPQRKESSRANSPKNHKCRYCGRHFSQHSQLKLHENTHTGERPFGCDFCAKTFTQKGNLNVHINKTHKGKV, from the exons ATGGACTACGATCATTTGATTGCTAATTT GGATCTTTCCACATGCCGATCAATTTGTCGTTTGTGTCTGGGGACAAGTGGAAGAATGGAGGAcctatttttcaataaaacggATGAGATGCTGAGCGAAAAAATATTCCAATGTACTGCGATTCAG atGGTGCCGGCGAACGGAATAATTTCATCTATCTGCTCCAAGTGCAGACTGAGACTGACTGAGTTATACAAATTTCGCGAGCAATGCCAGAGGTGCGAGGAAATATTCCAGAGTAAGGTTGAAAAGATGGAAAATGTGACTATTGAGGTAGTGCCGGACATTTTCGGATTGCATAGTGACGAAGAAAATGAAGACAGTTGCATCAACACGGGATCTGTCGACATCAAGGACGAACCTGGAGTCTGGAATGAGAATGGAATGGATTACGAGGATGCCATGGAAGTCAATGGAGGGGCATATTTAGTTAAGCCAATGGCAAGGGATGAGGACGAGGATGATTTAGCCGACAAAGATGGCTATAATGACGAAACACTTGACAAATCTCAGGAAATATCTGCCGATTTAGACCTTAGTACGCTAACGGTATACATCAAGGACAGGAAACACTGGCAGTGTCCCTACTGTGAAAAGTATTTCAAGCAATCTGGTAACTTAAAGGCACACATCAATACTCATACCGGACATAAACCATTTAGATGCGACCTGTGTCATCGATCTTTCGCCCAGAAAAGTAATCTGAACTACCACATGAAAGCTTCGCATGATCCCCAGCGACCGTTCAAGTGCAATGAATGCGATAAAGCATTCTCCTCGATGGATGAGATGGTGACTCATCTGAAGAGCAAACACACGCAACGGACGGAGTCTCAACGTTCCATTCCTTGGAAGAAACACCATTGTCCATACTGCGGTAGAGGTTTCGCGCAAAGCTTCAATCTTAAATTGCATATTAACACCCATACCGGCGAGAGGCCCTACAAATGCGACATCTGCGGGAAAACGTTCACTCAGCGAAGCAATCTGAATGTACACATCAATAAGACTCAtaaggaaaatgaaaaacaactgAAGCAACAGCCAGAACAAATTTT GGATCTTACAAGATGTCGATCAATTTGCCGATTGTGCTTGGTGACTAACAAAAAGATGGAGGAcgtgtttttcaataaatctgACGAGAATTTGAATGAGaaaattttcgaatgttttaCCGTTAAG CTAATGCCAGCTTATGGGATAACCTCTTCGATTTGTTCAAAATGTAAGCAAATGCTGACAGAGGTGTGCAGGTTTCGTGAGCAGTGCATAAAGTGCGAGGAAATTTTTCAAAGTAAAGTACAAACGTTGCACAACGAAACTATCGAGGTTGTACCGGATATTTTCGGATTATACGATGACGATGAACACGACGAAAGTTTGGTTGACAGGAAGTCAAAAGAAGAATCAGATTGGATTGGAGTTGATTTCGAAGAAGAGATGGCTGTCAATGGAGGAGCGTTTTTGATTAGGGTTGATCAAGATGTGGAAAATGAAGCCTCTGTTGAAAATCGGGATATCAATGATGAATTTGATAATGGAGATGGACTGGCATTTGGCGAAATGGATTTTAATCTGCTTTCGCATCTGAAATCTGACGAATCAGAGATACCCATCAAAACTGGCACCAGACGTAGACCGTACAAATGCAACCTTTGCCATCGATCTTTCGGAAAGAAAGGCTTACTCGAAAATCACATGAAGACGTTACACGACCCAAAACGCCCGTTTAAATGCAACCAATGCGACCGAACATTCGCCAAGGTAGATCAGATGAGAAAACATGAGAAGACCATGCACCCACAGCGGAAAGAATCGTCTCGTGCTAATTCaccaaaaaatcacaaatgtcGCTATTGTGGTAGGCATTTCTCTCAGCATTCCCAGCTCAAGTTGCACGAGAATACTCACACCGGCGAGAGGCCTTTTGGATGCGACTTTTGCGCGAAAACGTTCACCCAGAAAGGAAATCTCAATGTGCACATCAACAAGACTCACAAGGGTAAAGTTTAG
- the LOC134223985 gene encoding uncharacterized protein LOC134223985 — protein sequence MIRPEIVQQLACPSFGLATSWIISRQGRPAETPEQVWREFRRETWPFPTTATGQVKDDGKARKLREQANEFYRKNPGETKKVLRMYNEGICWATEDSEETGMGFGNRSAIYYKSGDFRRCLANVEQAKAHGYPAEKMAKLEERKRKCLEALTSNSNGASAEQVDENETRYDLEIIESKEYGRSLTSKKDLNVGEIALAETFPSLVVVEPEEIYNRCSQCGNSNGLDLIACRSCVSVMYCSELCRDEAYKRYHKFECLIGEDLEKLFRGPKPTRMFQLTLRLFWMVIDDLVKNIHGFLESYQKGLKSYRNPLELDLTNQLHLHVLANSEPETESDPTGRGVTQFLTALIFKVAVEENPAVPNEPLMDNAKVLVEILYKLTLLAKGICDQSVNGLTCYYPLLQMVNHSCAPNAERIMVQDQRSILLVKRPIKAGEHILICYFPNGSTDYKNRSQRREMLQKEFQLDCKCLGCTLDYPLLSAIEENADLRTRLEDIKSKPKDEQMKLLEDFLQQSDDQFPQKELAEAWNLYIQERMKHL from the exons ATGATTCGACCGGAAATTGTTCAGCAGCTGGCGTGCCCATCGTTCGGGCTCGCCACATCATGGATTATCTCGCGCCAGGGACGACCAGCCGAAACGCCGGAACAAGTGTGGCGAGAGTTCCGTCGGGAAACGTGGCCCTTTCCCACTACTGCGACCGGACAAGTTAAAGATGATGGCAAAGCCAGAAAGCTACGGGAACAAGCGAACGAGTTCTACCGGAAGAACCCTGGCGAGACAAAGAAAGTTTTGCGGATGTATAACGAGGGAATTTGTTGGGCGACGGAGGACTCGGAAGAAACAGGAATGGGGTTCGGAAATCGATCGGCAATCTATTACAAGTCTGGTGATTTCAGAAGATGTTTGGCAAATGTTGAACAGGCGAAAGCTCACGGATATCCGGCAGAGAAGATGGCAAAACTGGAGGAACGGAAGAGGAAGTGCTTGGAGGCGCTAACGAGTAATTCGAATGGTGCAAGTGCTGAGCAAGTGGATGAAAATGAGACAAGATATGATTTGGAGATTATAGAATCGAAGGAATATGGCAGAAGTTTAACATCGAAGAAGGATCTAAACGTGGGCGAAATAGCCTTGGCGGAGACGTTTCCGTCGCTGGTGGTGGTTGAACCGGAAGAAATTTATAATAGATGCAGCCAATGTGGAAACAGCAATGGGTTGGATTTAATTGCCTGTCGGTCGTGCGTATCGGTTATGTATTGTTCCGAACTATGCAGGGATGAGGCCTACAAAAGGTATCATAAATTCGAATGCTTGATTGGTGAGGATTTGGAGAAGCTCTTTCGAGGTCCCAAACCGACTCGAATGTTTCAACTCACGCTGAGATTATTTTGGATGGTGATCGATGATTTAGTCAAAAATATTCACGGATTTCTAGAGAGTTACCAAAAGGGTCTGAAGTCCTAcaggaatcctttggaattggatttgactAATCAGCTGCATTTGCATGTTTTGGCGAATAGTGAACCAGAAACGGAGTCTGATCCTACTGGGAGAGGTGTGACACAATTTTTGACGGCGCTAATATTTAAGGTAGCTGTGGAGGAAAATCCAGCTGTTCCGAATGAACCTTTGATGGATAATGCCAAAGTATTGgtggaaattttgtataaaCTGACTTTATTGGCCAAAGGAATTTGCGATCAGAGTGTTAATGGATTAACTTGCTATTATCCGCTTCTGCAGATGGTCAACCATTCGTGCGCACCCAACGCGGAACGCATCATGGTTCAGGATCAACGATCGATACTTTTGGTTAAGCGACCCATAAAAGCTGGAGAACACATTTTGATATGCTATTt tCCCAACGGAAGCACTGATTACAAAAACAGGTCTCAACGAAGAGAGATGCTTCAAAAAGAATTCCAGTTGGATTGCAAATGTTTGGGTTGCACTTTAGACTATCCCTTGCTGAGTGCCATCGAAGAGAACGCCGATTTGAGGACTCGCTTGGAGGATATCAAATCAAAGCCGAAGGACGAACAGATGAAACTGCTGGAGGACTTTCTGCAGCAGAGTGATGATCAGTTTCCGCAAAAGGAGCTTGCCGAGGCGTGGAACTTGTACATACAGGAGAGAATGAAGCATCTTTGA